In Vibrio stylophorae, the genomic stretch AATCAAATTAGTGCTGCAAGATTACGGCAAAATTGAGCGGGACTTTCTCCTCACCGGTGCCAGCCTGATGACCGATGAGGCGCCAAGCGATGTTTAATCCTGTGCAAGCGCCGAAGCACCATTTGAAATCGCTGACGGGCAAACAAGGTGGCGTTGCCTTGGTGATGGTGCTGCTCATTCTGGCCATTATGACCACCTTGGCAGCGACTATGTCTAAGCGGTTGTGGCAGCATTTTTATCGCGCAGAGGCGCTCAATACTCAGCAGCAAGCCTATTGGTACGGCCTTGGTGTGGAGCAGTTGGCGATTGCGATTTTGAAAAAAGATATCGCCGATAACGAGGTGGTGAATTTGTCGCAAAATTGGGCGCGCGGCGAACAAACCTTTCCCATTGATGAGGCCACCACCGTCGGGAAAATTACAGATATGCAGCGCTGCTTAAACGTCAACGCGCTTGCTGTGGCCAATGAAGGGGATGGCGTGAACCGTCCCTATTTGGTTGAGGTGCTGCAACGCACGCTAGAGCAAGCACAAATAGAGCCCTACCAAGCGGAAACCGTGGCAGATAGCGTTTGGGAATATCTAGATTTAGATGATGCGGTGCAAAGTGCTTTTGGTGCGGAAGACAGTTATTACGCTGGGCAAAACCCCGGTTATCTCACGGCCAATGGGGTGATTGCAGATATTAGCGAGCTGCGCGCAATTCAAGGCGTCACACCAAAGATGATGGGGCAGATCACGCCGTTATTGTGCGCCCTGCCAGATACCCGTTGGCTGCTTAATATCAATACCATTACTGCCGACCAAGCGCCGATCTTAGCCGCGTTACTTTATCCCAGTATCAGCCTGTCGCAGGTGCAGCAGCTGATTGAGCAGCGCCCCTACGATGGTTGGAGCGATTTAGACAGTTTTTGGCTTGAGCCCGCCTTATCAGGGCTCGATGATGCGACCAAAGATCGCGCAGTAAACTATCTCACGACCACCAGTCACTATTTTGAGTTAGATGCTGAAATTCAATTGGAACCAGCAAGAGTGCGAGAGCGCGCTTTGCTAAAACGCAATGCCGACGACCAATTTGAAGTGGTGCGGCGTCGTTATGGAGGAGTGCGTGAGCGAGCACCTGACGATTCGACTAAATGATGACCCGACATCGCCCGTGCCTTGGGCGGTATGGTCCACAGAAAGCCAGCAAGTGATGGCCTCTGGTGAGCTGAGTGATCATACCCAGCTGGCCGATCTACAAGAATATGCACAGCAGCGTCCGGTTTATGTGTTGATTGCCGGTCATACCGTCACCACGGTGCAAGTGGAGCTGCCGCCGGGATCGCGCTCACAGGTGCAAACTGTGGTGCCTTACTTGCTCGAAGAGCAATTGGCGGAAGATATTGATCAGCTGCATTTTGCTGTGCTGGCAAGACAAGGCAATCAAGCTTGGGTGGCTGTAGTGCGTCATGAATTGATGCAGCAATGGCTCGCTGATTTGGCTGCTGCCAATCTGCCCGTCAAAATGATGCTACCTGATTATCTGGCGCTACCTTGGCATGCTGAGCAAGGCGTGAGTGCGGTGGAGTATCAAGGCGAAGTACTACTGCGTTGGCATGCCCATGTCGGGGTGACCGTGGAGGCTGATTTGCTGCCCATGGCCCTGATGGGATTACAGGCGCTGAGCACTGCGCCTGCAAAGGATAAATCTGAAGCCCAGTCTCAGGATTTAGCGGCAGATCTAGCCGCCGATATCACTGACCCGATAGCTGCGAATGAAGATGAGGCAGCGGCCGTGTCACCATCTGAGCCTGTGGCTGAAGTGCCTGCCGTGGATCAAACCACGCTGGCCTGTTATTCCAATTTAACGGCGCCATTGCCATCGCCTTGGCATGCCACCATGTTGCCACAAGAGATGGTGCTTGGCCTGCTTGCCGAAGGCATGCTTAATCAGAGACACACCCTATTACAGGGACCTTATCGTCGTCAGGCACCTTGGCGTCGGCATTGGTTGTTGTGGCGCAAGGTGGCTATTGCGGCGGCTGTAGTCTTGGTGTTGCAGTTGATTTCAACGTTTTATGCCGTGGTGAGCCAAGAGCG encodes the following:
- the gspK gene encoding type II secretion system minor pseudopilin GspK; this translates as MFNPVQAPKHHLKSLTGKQGGVALVMVLLILAIMTTLAATMSKRLWQHFYRAEALNTQQQAYWYGLGVEQLAIAILKKDIADNEVVNLSQNWARGEQTFPIDEATTVGKITDMQRCLNVNALAVANEGDGVNRPYLVEVLQRTLEQAQIEPYQAETVADSVWEYLDLDDAVQSAFGAEDSYYAGQNPGYLTANGVIADISELRAIQGVTPKMMGQITPLLCALPDTRWLLNINTITADQAPILAALLYPSISLSQVQQLIEQRPYDGWSDLDSFWLEPALSGLDDATKDRAVNYLTTTSHYFELDAEIQLEPARVRERALLKRNADDQFEVVRRRYGGVRERAPDDSTK
- the gspL gene encoding type II secretion system protein GspL: MSEHLTIRLNDDPTSPVPWAVWSTESQQVMASGELSDHTQLADLQEYAQQRPVYVLIAGHTVTTVQVELPPGSRSQVQTVVPYLLEEQLAEDIDQLHFAVLARQGNQAWVAVVRHELMQQWLADLAAANLPVKMMLPDYLALPWHAEQGVSAVEYQGEVLLRWHAHVGVTVEADLLPMALMGLQALSTAPAKDKSEAQSQDLAADLAADITDPIAANEDEAAAVSPSEPVAEVPAVDQTTLACYSNLTAPLPSPWHATMLPQEMVLGLLAEGMLNQRHTLLQGPYRRQAPWRRHWLLWRKVAIAAAVVLVLQLISTFYAVVSQERLAEQLIAQNNAVFRQVFPNKKRIPTRSYLRNQLKQEHARLVGGGTNVGVLPWLAQISEKMGVSSGINVQTLKYDGKRNELRIQATSPDFARFETLKKALADKYDVDVGQLNQESGVVSGVLVLRRR